One segment of Ureibacillus thermophilus DNA contains the following:
- the yfmF gene encoding EF-P 5-aminopentanol modification-associated protein YfmF yields MFETTKLAEGVSLHIRKTTQFKTVNFSFKWRTPLTTKVAAERAVLSNVLQHSNAKFKKSAKFRSYLDDLYGTMLYFDVSKRGGEHTVMLNVETVNDQYLSNQPVLNDVIDLLQTVIFQPNLENGKFIPSIVEREKQIIIQRIESVFDDKTRYAQQRLTQILRPNHPASIPASGTIETVKEVTPESLTAAYHSMIHNDKIDIYVAGDIDVEEMKEKMKKAFAFKDRTPQKPIINEHSKPEQEYAKEYQDMKQGKLHMGFSTPVKFGDPDFPKMQIFNGVFGGYAHSKLFMNVRERESLCYYVSSSYSPHYGLLYVVSGIEPKNEKKAIEIIFEQLEEMKKGNISDLELNQTRAMLINQLREALDLPRGQIDIYDQYKDLDEEFSVELWKERWNKVTKEDLKQMASQLQHEATYFLCGKEAE; encoded by the coding sequence TTGTTTGAAACGACGAAATTAGCGGAAGGTGTTTCGCTGCATATAAGAAAAACGACACAATTTAAAACAGTGAATTTCTCTTTTAAATGGAGAACGCCATTAACGACAAAAGTTGCAGCAGAGCGGGCTGTGCTTTCCAATGTTCTTCAGCACAGCAATGCGAAATTTAAAAAGTCGGCAAAATTTCGCAGTTATTTAGACGATTTATATGGTACGATGCTGTATTTTGACGTGTCAAAACGTGGCGGAGAACATACGGTTATGTTAAATGTTGAAACGGTGAATGACCAATATTTATCCAATCAGCCTGTTTTAAACGATGTGATTGACTTATTGCAAACGGTCATTTTCCAGCCAAATTTGGAAAACGGAAAATTTATTCCTTCGATTGTAGAAAGGGAGAAACAAATCATCATTCAACGCATTGAATCAGTGTTTGATGACAAAACTCGCTATGCCCAGCAGCGTTTAACGCAAATTTTGCGGCCGAACCACCCTGCATCCATTCCGGCAAGCGGCACGATTGAAACGGTGAAGGAAGTGACGCCTGAGTCCTTGACGGCGGCCTATCATTCCATGATTCATAACGATAAGATCGATATTTATGTTGCAGGGGATATCGATGTGGAAGAAATGAAGGAAAAAATGAAAAAGGCTTTTGCTTTTAAAGATCGTACTCCACAAAAGCCGATAATCAATGAACATTCAAAACCGGAACAGGAATATGCAAAAGAATATCAAGATATGAAGCAAGGGAAGCTGCATATGGGCTTCAGCACACCAGTAAAATTTGGAGATCCAGACTTTCCAAAAATGCAAATTTTCAACGGTGTTTTTGGAGGATATGCCCATTCCAAATTATTTATGAATGTGCGTGAGCGAGAAAGTTTATGTTATTATGTTTCCAGCTCCTATTCCCCTCATTACGGCCTTCTTTATGTCGTATCAGGAATTGAGCCGAAAAACGAGAAAAAGGCCATAGAAATCATCTTTGAACAATTGGAAGAAATGAAAAAAGGCAATATTTCTGACCTGGAATTAAATCAAACAAGAGCCATGCTCATCAACCAATTGCGGGAAGCGTTGGACTTGCCAAGAGGACAGATTGATATTTACGACCAGTATAAAGATTTAGACGAAGAATTTTCCGTGGAATTATGGAAGGAACGTTGGAATAAAGTGACAAAGGAAGATCTAAAGCAAATGGCGTCACAACTGCAGCATGAAGCGACTTACTTCCTCTGCGGAAAGGAGGCAGAATAA
- the yfmH gene encoding EF-P 5-aminopentanol modification-associated protein YfmH, with the protein METIEFQQLDETLYYKKLANGLEVYILPKKGFSKTFVTFTTKYGSIDRTFTPIGEDEPITVPDGIAHFLEHKMFEKEQGDVFQKFSERGASANAFTSFTRTAYLFSATDHIFENTETLLDFVQEPYFTEKTVEKEKGIIGQEITMYDDQPDWRLYFGTIENMYHNHPVKIDIAGTIESIDQITAENLYTCYNTFYHPSNMLLFIVGNVDPIEMMNFIEENQNKKSFKEAPEIKRYFDEEPLEVAIKEREIQMDVQQPKVYVGLKAKETNLSGEDMLKNELAIQIGLESLFGRASEFYTDVYENGLIDESFAYDFTLEKGFGFALIGSDTQDPDALVKKILHVVNNAEEIFDADSIERIKRKKIGFFLRALNSLEYIANQFTRYKFNDMNLFDVVPVVEKITLEDVKEAFKSIQGESQQTIFKILPISRNQQ; encoded by the coding sequence ATGGAAACTATTGAATTTCAACAGTTAGATGAAACTCTATATTATAAAAAGCTTGCCAATGGTCTTGAAGTCTATATTTTGCCGAAAAAAGGATTCTCGAAAACTTTCGTGACTTTTACGACAAAATATGGTTCCATTGACCGCACTTTTACGCCGATTGGTGAGGATGAGCCTATTACGGTTCCAGATGGCATCGCCCACTTCCTTGAACATAAAATGTTTGAAAAAGAGCAAGGCGACGTATTCCAAAAGTTCAGTGAAAGAGGAGCCTCCGCCAACGCTTTTACATCCTTTACAAGAACTGCTTATTTATTCTCTGCAACCGATCATATTTTTGAAAATACGGAAACGCTCCTGGATTTTGTGCAGGAACCGTATTTTACCGAAAAGACAGTAGAAAAAGAAAAGGGAATCATCGGTCAAGAGATTACGATGTATGACGACCAGCCGGATTGGCGCCTTTATTTTGGAACAATAGAAAATATGTATCACAACCATCCGGTAAAAATCGATATCGCTGGAACGATTGAATCGATTGACCAAATTACCGCTGAAAATTTATACACATGCTACAATACGTTCTATCATCCTTCCAATATGCTTTTATTTATCGTTGGCAATGTGGACCCGATTGAGATGATGAACTTTATTGAAGAAAATCAGAACAAAAAATCTTTCAAAGAAGCGCCTGAAATCAAACGGTACTTTGACGAAGAGCCGCTCGAGGTTGCAATCAAAGAACGGGAAATCCAAATGGATGTCCAACAGCCAAAAGTATATGTAGGATTGAAAGCGAAAGAAACGAATTTAAGCGGCGAAGACATGCTCAAAAATGAACTTGCCATCCAAATCGGTTTAGAATCTTTATTCGGCAGAGCTTCTGAATTCTACACAGATGTATATGAAAACGGGCTCATTGACGAATCCTTTGCCTATGATTTCACGCTGGAGAAAGGTTTTGGTTTCGCCCTTATCGGTTCAGATACTCAAGACCCTGATGCCCTTGTTAAAAAAATTCTGCATGTTGTCAACAACGCAGAGGAGATTTTTGATGCAGATTCCATTGAGCGCATAAAGCGTAAAAAGATTGGATTTTTCTTAAGAGCGCTGAATTCTTTAGAATATATTGCGAATCAATTTACAAGATATAAATTTAATGATATGAATTTATTTGATGTAGTTCCGGTGGTTGAAAAAATCACATTGGAAGACGTAAAAGAAGCGTTCAAATCTATTCAAGGGGAATCTCAGCAAACGATTTTTAAAATTTTGCCGATAAGTAGGAATCAACAATGA
- the ymfI gene encoding elongation factor P 5-aminopentanone reductase, which yields MKKFALVVGASGAIGSAIVKRLAEDGWSLYLHYFKGRKKIDQLMEELTALYPQSEFIPVQADFSVDGGAEQLANQIFSVQAVIFAGGTAYYGLLEDTPTFVMDRLWKEHVQNPIRLVALLSKKLRQHNISYILFIGSIWGEAGAAYETVYATVKGAQHAFVKAYAKEAAHQRILVNAIAPGFINTDMNRHLWEDEKQAIYEEIPLHRPGEPEEVANFVSFYISGQADYVTGQIIRLNGGWYI from the coding sequence ATGAAAAAATTTGCACTAGTGGTCGGAGCATCCGGTGCAATTGGCAGTGCGATTGTAAAGCGTCTAGCTGAAGATGGCTGGTCGCTTTATTTGCATTATTTTAAAGGTCGAAAAAAAATCGACCAGTTAATGGAGGAGTTGACGGCCCTTTATCCCCAATCGGAGTTTATTCCTGTTCAAGCGGATTTTTCCGTCGATGGCGGGGCAGAGCAATTGGCAAATCAAATTTTTTCTGTACAGGCAGTGATTTTTGCTGGCGGAACAGCCTATTATGGCTTGCTTGAAGATACGCCAACTTTTGTGATGGATCGACTTTGGAAGGAGCATGTCCAAAATCCGATTCGCCTTGTTGCGCTATTATCCAAAAAACTTCGCCAACACAACATTAGTTATATACTGTTTATCGGCTCCATTTGGGGAGAAGCAGGAGCTGCCTATGAAACGGTTTATGCTACTGTAAAAGGCGCCCAGCACGCTTTCGTAAAAGCCTATGCAAAAGAAGCTGCACACCAGCGAATCTTAGTTAATGCCATTGCACCAGGATTCATTAATACGGATATGAATCGACATTTATGGGAAGATGAAAAACAGGCAATCTATGAGGAAATTCCGCTTCATCGTCCTGGAGAGCCGGAAGAAGTAGCAAATTTCGTCTCCTTTTACATTAGTGGCCAAGCAGACTATGTTACTGGACAAATTATTCGTTTAAATGGCGGTTGGTACATATAA
- a CDS encoding DUF3243 domain-containing protein, translated as MELLQNWEKWKSFLGQQVENAKNMGLSNNTIEKTAVQIGEYLAKNVDPKNEQERVLADLWSVADENEKQAIASCVMKLVQDKKVN; from the coding sequence ATGGAACTATTGCAAAACTGGGAAAAATGGAAATCATTCTTAGGACAACAAGTAGAAAATGCGAAAAACATGGGTTTATCGAACAACACCATTGAAAAAACAGCTGTTCAAATTGGCGAATATTTAGCAAAAAATGTGGACCCTAAAAACGAACAAGAGAGAGTGCTTGCTGACTTATGGTCAGTAGCTGATGAAAATGAAAAACAAGCCATTGCCAGCTGTGTGATGAAATTAGTCCAAGATAAAAAGGTGAACTAA
- a CDS encoding DUF3388 domain-containing protein — MGEWYFEYEIQVNRPGLLGDIASLLGMLKVNIVTINGVDEGRRGLLLKAENDESIKRFQSIVNTIDDIRVTKFREPKVRDRLAVRHGQYIERDADEKNTFRFVRDELGILVDFMAELFKTDGHKLIGIRGMPRVGKTESIVAASVCANKKWIFLSSTMIKQTVRKQLIGDEFNTNNIFILDGVVTRMTSDEQHLRLVREVMKMPSVKVIEHPDIFVQQSEYSIEDFDYIIELRHHPDEEIGYDAIGKNDTFANDDFFTF, encoded by the coding sequence ATGGGTGAATGGTACTTTGAATATGAAATTCAAGTAAATCGTCCAGGTTTATTAGGTGATATTGCCTCATTGCTAGGCATGCTGAAAGTCAATATTGTTACCATTAATGGTGTTGACGAAGGACGTCGAGGTTTGTTGTTAAAAGCCGAAAATGATGAATCTATTAAACGGTTTCAGTCAATCGTCAATACGATTGATGATATACGTGTAACAAAATTTCGCGAGCCAAAAGTCCGGGATCGTTTAGCAGTTCGTCATGGCCAATATATAGAGAGGGATGCAGATGAAAAAAATACGTTTCGCTTTGTGCGGGATGAACTTGGAATCTTAGTGGACTTTATGGCTGAACTATTCAAAACCGATGGACATAAGTTAATCGGCATTCGCGGCATGCCTCGGGTTGGAAAAACAGAATCCATCGTCGCAGCAAGTGTCTGCGCAAATAAAAAATGGATTTTTTTATCTTCTACAATGATTAAACAAACTGTTCGGAAACAACTCATAGGGGATGAATTTAATACAAATAATATATTTATCCTCGATGGTGTTGTGACGAGAATGACGTCGGATGAACAGCATTTGCGGCTGGTTCGTGAAGTAATGAAAATGCCTAGCGTGAAAGTAATCGAACACCCTGACATCTTTGTTCAACAATCTGAATATTCTATTGAAGATTTTGATTATATTATTGAATTGCGTCATCATCCAGATGAAGAAATCGGGTATGATGCAATTGGCAAAAATGACACTTTTGCGAATGATGATTTTTTTACTTTTTAA
- a CDS encoding helix-turn-helix domain-containing protein, which translates to MLWLTELGTRLKEARLSKGYSLDDLQEITKIQKRYLVGIEEGNYSMMPGTFYVRAFIKQYAEAVGLDPDEIFEQYKHEIPSQQTEEVAQSFSQSPTRKRLKTTSTNKLMESLPKYVVILFIIIIIGVLWFFFSHRPSSEDESVTENGDSFEYEETQLQTPPVKDNEENEETEEEPAANEEEENEEEEETGQVISAGEVQPDGVTTIYNLSGTDKMHIRVEVLGDTWVSIRDANGNEQVQPGIYKQGDVVEHDSTANGYARIRLGFSNNAKVFVNDEEIKYVQNVTTQNIIIQLSEEQ; encoded by the coding sequence GTGTTATGGTTGACAGAACTTGGTACCCGCCTAAAGGAAGCGAGATTATCTAAAGGCTATAGTTTAGATGATTTGCAAGAGATTACAAAGATTCAAAAGAGGTACTTAGTTGGCATTGAAGAAGGAAATTATTCAATGATGCCTGGTACCTTTTATGTTCGTGCGTTTATTAAGCAATATGCGGAAGCAGTCGGATTAGATCCAGATGAAATTTTCGAACAATATAAACATGAAATTCCTAGTCAGCAAACAGAGGAAGTGGCTCAATCATTCTCCCAAAGCCCAACTCGGAAAAGATTAAAAACTACCTCTACCAATAAATTAATGGAATCTTTGCCAAAATACGTCGTAATTCTGTTTATCATCATTATTATTGGTGTGCTTTGGTTTTTCTTCTCCCACAGACCATCTTCTGAAGACGAATCGGTAACGGAAAACGGAGATTCGTTTGAATATGAAGAAACGCAGTTGCAAACACCACCTGTAAAAGATAATGAAGAAAATGAAGAAACAGAAGAAGAGCCAGCTGCTAATGAAGAAGAGGAGAATGAGGAAGAAGAAGAAACGGGACAAGTGATTTCTGCTGGCGAAGTACAACCGGATGGAGTTACAACCATTTATAATTTATCAGGTACAGATAAAATGCACATCCGTGTGGAAGTATTAGGTGATACATGGGTAAGTATCCGTGATGCCAATGGTAATGAACAAGTGCAACCGGGTATTTATAAGCAAGGCGATGTGGTTGAGCACGATTCGACAGCAAACGGTTATGCCCGTATTCGACTTGGTTTCTCCAACAATGCAAAAGTATTTGTGAACGACGAAGAAATTAAATACGTTCAAAACGTCACTACACAAAACATCATTATCCAATTAAGCGAGGAACAGTAG
- the pgsA gene encoding CDP-diacylglycerol--glycerol-3-phosphate 3-phosphatidyltransferase, translating to MNLPNKITVSRILLIPIFVIILMFDFNWGTMELFGAEMPVHHFVGALIFIVASCTDWIDGHFARKYNLVTNLGKFLDPLADKLLVTSAFILLVEMGFVPAWVVIVILSREFAVTGLRSILAGEGKIVAASKLGKIKTWTQIVAIVALLLHNTIFTMAGIPFDDIMLYVALFFTIWSGWDYFYLNRHVFVNSK from the coding sequence ATGAATTTACCAAATAAAATTACGGTTTCCCGGATTCTCTTGATACCGATTTTTGTCATTATTTTGATGTTTGACTTTAACTGGGGAACGATGGAATTGTTTGGAGCGGAGATGCCAGTCCACCATTTTGTCGGTGCGTTAATTTTTATCGTTGCATCATGCACCGATTGGATTGACGGACATTTCGCCCGAAAATATAATCTTGTCACAAACTTAGGAAAATTTTTAGACCCGTTGGCAGATAAATTGCTCGTCACTTCTGCTTTCATTCTTCTAGTGGAAATGGGCTTTGTTCCTGCATGGGTCGTGATTGTCATTTTAAGCCGCGAATTTGCTGTGACGGGCTTAAGGTCCATTTTGGCGGGAGAAGGAAAAATTGTCGCAGCCAGCAAATTAGGAAAAATCAAAACATGGACGCAAATTGTAGCCATTGTAGCATTGCTTTTGCACAATACGATTTTTACAATGGCAGGCATACCATTTGACGATATTATGCTTTATGTAGCATTGTTCTTTACAATTTGGTCCGGCTGGGATTATTTCTATTTAAACCGCCATGTGTTTGTCAATTCCAAATAA
- a CDS encoding competence/damage-inducible protein A codes for MNAEIIAVGSELLLGQIANTNATFISSQLSEIGINVYFHSVIGDNGGRLKKAIEIAESRADLIIFSGGLGPTKDDLTKETLAEHLKVPLVYDEKALETIERFFQNQGRTMTENNRKQALVLEGSDVLPNHHGLAPGMMLQKGGRTYILLPGPPKELEPMFQFEAKPRLVSLISQGGVILSHVLRFYGIGEAELETKIQHILDAQTNPTIAPLASDGEVMLRITAKANSKDEAWQFIHEKKQEILAIVGKYNYGVDDDTLASKTVEMLLYHKLTISAAESLTAGLFLSELAEIPGVSGALVGGMVTYTKEAKMNQLGVPNEILDQHGIVSSECAEHMAKCVREKFGTDIGIGLTGAAGPDPHDGQPAGTIWIGIAIGDDVVTRKLQLSGFRNTNRLRTVKYTLSYLIRLLEEKGYKKV; via the coding sequence ATGAATGCCGAAATTATTGCTGTGGGTTCCGAACTGCTGTTAGGCCAAATTGCGAATACGAATGCCACATTTATTTCCAGCCAATTATCTGAAATAGGCATTAATGTCTACTTTCATTCGGTCATTGGCGACAATGGGGGAAGGCTGAAAAAAGCCATTGAAATTGCAGAATCCCGCGCAGATTTAATCATTTTTTCCGGGGGATTAGGCCCAACGAAGGACGATTTAACAAAAGAAACGCTTGCTGAACATTTAAAAGTTCCCCTTGTATATGATGAAAAGGCGTTGGAAACCATTGAACGCTTTTTTCAAAATCAAGGAAGAACAATGACAGAAAATAATCGAAAACAGGCGCTGGTGCTTGAAGGAAGCGACGTTTTGCCAAACCACCATGGTCTAGCTCCGGGCATGATGCTCCAAAAAGGTGGAAGAACTTACATCTTATTGCCGGGTCCGCCAAAAGAATTGGAGCCGATGTTTCAGTTTGAAGCAAAACCGCGCCTAGTCTCCCTCATCAGCCAAGGCGGAGTCATCCTTTCCCATGTTCTGCGTTTTTATGGCATAGGAGAGGCGGAGTTGGAAACGAAAATTCAGCATATTTTAGATGCTCAAACAAATCCGACCATTGCTCCTCTAGCTTCGGATGGGGAAGTGATGCTGCGCATTACAGCAAAAGCCAATTCAAAAGATGAAGCTTGGCAGTTCATTCATGAAAAGAAACAAGAGATTCTAGCCATTGTTGGAAAATACAATTATGGTGTAGATGATGATACGCTTGCTTCTAAGACGGTTGAAATGCTGCTTTATCACAAACTCACCATTTCAGCGGCGGAAAGTTTAACGGCGGGGCTGTTTCTTTCGGAACTTGCAGAAATCCCTGGCGTTAGCGGTGCCCTTGTCGGCGGAATGGTTACTTATACAAAAGAAGCAAAAATGAACCAGCTGGGCGTGCCTAATGAAATTCTTGACCAGCATGGCATTGTTAGCAGCGAATGTGCTGAACATATGGCAAAATGCGTTCGGGAAAAGTTTGGAACGGATATTGGCATTGGGCTGACAGGTGCTGCTGGCCCAGACCCCCATGATGGGCAGCCCGCTGGAACAATTTGGATCGGCATTGCAATCGGCGATGATGTAGTGACAAGAAAACTGCAATTGTCCGGTTTTCGAAATACCAACCGTTTGCGCACAGTGAAATATACGTTGAGCTATTTAATCCGATTGCTTGAAGAAAAAGGGTATAAAAAGGTGTGA
- the recA gene encoding recombinase RecA: MSDRKAALEMALKQIEKQFGKGSIMKLGEKTDLQISTVPSGSLALDAALGVGGYPRGRIIEIYGPESSGKTTVALHAIAEVQAQGGQAAFIDAEHALDPIYAQKLGVNIDELILSQPDTGEQALEIAEALVRSGAIDIIVIDSVAALVPKAEIEGEMGDSHMGLQARLMSQALRKLSGVINKSNTICIFINQVRDKIGVMFGNPETTPGGRALKFYSSIRLEVRRAETIKQGSEMVGNKTKIKVVKNKVAPPFRTAEVDIMFGEGISKEGEIIDIGVELDIIQKSGSWYSYNDERIGQGRENAKQFLKANPEIRDEIAEKIRESFGMASNTYMIAAHADDDEEIAEELPLFDEE, translated from the coding sequence TTGAGTGATCGTAAAGCTGCCTTAGAAATGGCGTTAAAACAAATTGAAAAGCAATTCGGCAAAGGCTCTATCATGAAACTCGGCGAAAAAACAGACTTGCAAATTTCTACAGTGCCAAGCGGTTCGTTGGCCCTTGATGCAGCTCTTGGAGTTGGAGGATATCCTAGAGGACGCATTATCGAAATTTATGGTCCAGAATCATCTGGTAAAACAACGGTGGCACTGCATGCGATTGCGGAAGTGCAGGCGCAAGGTGGACAAGCGGCATTTATTGATGCAGAACACGCGTTAGACCCAATTTATGCTCAAAAATTAGGCGTCAACATTGATGAATTGATTCTTTCCCAACCAGATACAGGCGAGCAGGCATTGGAAATTGCGGAAGCCCTAGTGCGAAGCGGCGCCATTGATATTATTGTCATTGACTCAGTTGCAGCATTAGTGCCGAAAGCGGAAATAGAAGGCGAGATGGGTGATTCTCACATGGGATTGCAAGCGCGCCTCATGTCCCAAGCTTTACGAAAATTATCTGGCGTCATTAATAAATCCAACACGATCTGCATTTTCATCAACCAAGTGCGGGATAAAATCGGCGTTATGTTTGGAAATCCAGAAACGACACCTGGAGGTCGAGCATTAAAATTCTATTCTTCCATCCGCTTAGAAGTTCGCCGTGCGGAAACGATTAAACAAGGAAGCGAAATGGTGGGGAACAAAACAAAAATTAAAGTGGTAAAAAATAAAGTAGCTCCGCCATTCCGAACAGCTGAAGTGGATATTATGTTTGGCGAAGGAATTTCAAAAGAAGGCGAAATTATTGATATCGGCGTTGAGTTGGACATCATTCAAAAAAGCGGTTCCTGGTATTCATACAACGATGAACGAATTGGCCAAGGCCGGGAGAATGCAAAACAATTTTTAAAAGCAAATCCGGAAATCCGCGATGAAATTGCAGAAAAAATTCGCGAATCTTTTGGCATGGCTTCCAACACATATATGATTGCCGCTCATGCTGATGACGACGAAGAGATTGCAGAAGAATTACCGTTATTTGATGAAGAATAA
- the rny gene encoding ribonuclease Y: MEYMISALLGLVVGAAVIYFYMKKVNESKVNGAKHSAELIIDEAKRQAEALKKEALLEAKDETHKLRTEAEKEIRERRAELQKQENRLLQKEENLDRKDDALNKREASLERKEEALAERQQHIEEMESKVEELVKKQESELERIASLSKEEARDIILKQVEQELSTEIALMIKEAETRAKEESDKKAKEILALAMQRYAADYVAETTVSVVNLPNDEMKGRIIGREGRNIRTLETLTGVDLIIDDTPEAVILSGFDPIRRETARLALEKLVQDGRIHPARIEEMVEKSRREMDEHIRETGELTTFEVGVHNLHPDLIKILGRMKYRTSYGQNVLKHSIEVAHLAGLMAAELGEDVALAKRAGLLHDIGKAIDHEVEGSHVEIGVELATKYNEHPVVINSIASHHGDVEPTSVIAVIVAAADALSAARPGARSETLENYIRRLEKLEEISESYEGVEKSYAIQAGREIRIIVQPEKIDDLQAHRLARDIRKQIEEELNYPGHIKVTVIRETRAVEYAK, from the coding sequence ATGGAATACATGATCTCCGCTTTGCTTGGGCTCGTTGTCGGTGCCGCTGTTATCTATTTCTATATGAAAAAAGTGAATGAATCGAAAGTAAATGGTGCTAAACACTCAGCTGAGCTCATTATAGATGAAGCTAAGCGACAAGCAGAAGCGCTGAAAAAAGAAGCACTATTGGAAGCAAAAGATGAAACTCACAAACTTCGAACTGAAGCTGAGAAAGAAATTCGTGAAAGACGTGCTGAGCTTCAGAAACAAGAGAACCGGTTATTGCAAAAAGAAGAAAATCTTGATCGCAAGGATGATGCTCTAAATAAGAGAGAAGCAAGTCTAGAGAGAAAAGAAGAGGCTCTAGCCGAGAGACAACAGCATATTGAAGAAATGGAAAGTAAAGTGGAAGAGCTCGTAAAAAAGCAGGAGTCAGAATTAGAACGCATTGCTTCTTTATCTAAAGAAGAAGCAAGGGATATTATTTTAAAACAAGTGGAGCAAGAACTTTCAACGGAAATTGCGTTGATGATTAAAGAAGCCGAAACTCGTGCGAAAGAAGAATCTGACAAAAAAGCAAAAGAAATTTTGGCATTAGCGATGCAGCGTTATGCCGCTGATTACGTGGCAGAAACAACGGTATCGGTTGTGAACTTGCCGAATGATGAAATGAAAGGACGAATCATCGGTCGAGAAGGTCGGAATATTCGTACCCTTGAAACGCTTACTGGTGTGGATTTAATTATTGACGATACGCCAGAAGCGGTTATTTTATCCGGTTTTGATCCGATTCGCCGTGAAACAGCCCGCCTTGCCCTTGAAAAATTGGTGCAAGATGGACGGATTCACCCGGCTCGAATCGAAGAAATGGTGGAAAAATCCCGCAGAGAAATGGATGAACATATCCGCGAAACGGGTGAGTTGACAACTTTTGAAGTGGGTGTTCATAACTTACATCCAGATTTAATTAAAATTTTGGGCCGCATGAAATATCGGACAAGCTATGGCCAAAATGTATTGAAACATTCCATCGAAGTCGCTCATTTGGCAGGGCTCATGGCTGCTGAATTAGGCGAAGATGTCGCTCTTGCGAAACGGGCAGGACTCTTGCATGATATTGGTAAAGCCATCGATCATGAAGTGGAAGGAAGCCACGTGGAAATTGGCGTTGAGCTTGCAACGAAGTACAATGAACATCCGGTGGTTATCAACAGCATTGCCTCCCACCATGGCGATGTGGAACCAACAAGTGTCATTGCTGTGATTGTGGCAGCAGCAGACGCTTTATCGGCTGCTCGTCCAGGTGCCCGCAGTGAAACCCTTGAAAACTATATTCGCCGTTTGGAAAAATTAGAAGAAATTTCCGAATCCTATGAAGGCGTTGAAAAATCATACGCTATCCAAGCAGGCCGTGAAATCCGAATTATTGTGCAGCCTGAAAAAATTGATGATTTGCAGGCTCACCGACTTGCGCGGGATATTCGTAAACAAATTGAGGAAGAACTCAACTATCCAGGTCACATTAAAGTGACAGTTATTCGCGAAACGCGAGCAGTGGAATACGCGAAGTAA
- a CDS encoding TIGR00282 family metallophosphoesterase, which yields MKVLFIGDIVGSIGREAVEKYLPRLKKKYEPDIVIANGENAAAGRGITQKIYQQLLQMGIDVITMGNHTWDNKEIFEFIDEAPYLIRPANFSKEAPGKGIVQITKNGHILTVINLHGRVFLPPHEDPFRMADELVEEARKISPLIFIDFHGEATSEKIAFGWYVDGRVSAVVGTHTHVQTADARIFPGGTAYITDVGMTGPYDEILGMKKESVIYKFQTNMPSRFEVPKSGRDVFSGFFVDIDNETGKATYCERIYINDDYPFQG from the coding sequence TTGAAGGTACTATTTATTGGTGATATCGTCGGCTCCATTGGACGAGAGGCGGTAGAAAAATATTTGCCTAGATTAAAGAAAAAATACGAACCTGATATCGTTATTGCGAACGGAGAAAATGCAGCAGCGGGTCGAGGCATTACTCAAAAAATTTATCAGCAGCTTTTGCAAATGGGCATTGATGTGATTACAATGGGCAATCACACTTGGGATAATAAGGAAATTTTTGAGTTTATTGATGAAGCCCCATACTTGATTCGTCCTGCAAACTTTTCGAAAGAGGCGCCTGGAAAAGGAATTGTTCAAATTACAAAAAATGGACATATTTTAACGGTCATCAATTTACATGGCCGCGTATTTCTTCCTCCCCATGAAGATCCGTTTCGAATGGCAGATGAATTAGTCGAAGAAGCGAGAAAAATTTCACCATTAATTTTTATTGATTTTCATGGTGAAGCAACGAGCGAAAAAATTGCATTTGGATGGTATGTGGATGGACGGGTTTCTGCAGTGGTAGGCACCCATACCCATGTTCAAACAGCAGATGCGAGAATATTCCCAGGAGGTACTGCATATATAACAGATGTAGGGATGACGGGACCATACGATGAAATTTTAGGAATGAAAAAAGAAAGCGTCATCTACAAATTTCAAACGAATATGCCTTCTCGATTCGAAGTTCCAAAATCGGGAAGAGACGTATTCAGCGGTTTTTTCGTAGATATTGATAATGAAACCGGAAAAGCCACATACTGCGAAAGAATCTACATCAATGATGACTATCCTTTTCAAGGCTAG